One window from the genome of Deltaproteobacteria bacterium encodes:
- a CDS encoding cobalamin-dependent protein (Presence of a B(12) (cobalamin)-binding domain implies dependence on cobalamin itself, in one of its several forms, or in some unusual lineages, dependence on a cobalamin-like analog.) — translation MPSSGKKVMLFYADKYYLVNQVYPFGLDLIANYLSRRGHRVGIEYPFLPDMDWKKNVREAIESSEPDVVGIGIRNLDTCMSCEQYGDFKGDDYQTFYFLPQIKEIVSEIKEVIPHIPVVVGGGAFTVSPVAILKYLGLDYGIVGEGEEPFCQFVEAFPDNEKISRIPNMICRHFNAYKQNLRKPYEFGPDVALERREPKFNFAYQAAGIPVQVKRGCHHRCSYCVEPLIEGRRFVFRDIDSIINEIKAIADVLEGANTIFFIDTEFNVPDLKYCSGLVKAIIREGLQERFRFVTQLIPKPFDLEFARFLADANFSVVFSCESFSNTVLEENLISYEEKDITKAIEACEKSGIDCTISLIFGLPGESHETMDHTLARMKQYPVCPIRKYEYTVGGRIYQGTPLCDYVERNSPSENLFGTKSEGYLLPYYYCAPASPFEVHQYVRAVFPNLLCYDNKYDTASHERLAIGYLSDQGLWEDAIERFMGTDVAVQAGIYDYFFKQLLHAERLDDARAILLRFLGKLEQSSGAVDPGQADVVRFYLSCF, via the coding sequence ATGCCTTCCAGCGGCAAAAAGGTAATGCTTTTTTATGCCGACAAATACTATTTGGTGAATCAGGTCTATCCGTTTGGCCTGGACCTCATTGCCAATTATCTGAGCAGACGTGGCCACAGAGTAGGAATTGAATATCCCTTCTTGCCGGATATGGATTGGAAGAAAAACGTAAGAGAGGCCATTGAGAGCTCAGAGCCGGATGTAGTCGGCATAGGAATACGAAACCTTGATACTTGTATGTCATGTGAGCAATATGGAGACTTTAAGGGGGATGATTATCAGACATTCTATTTTCTTCCCCAAATAAAGGAGATCGTTTCTGAAATAAAAGAAGTGATCCCTCACATCCCAGTAGTAGTGGGCGGTGGCGCCTTCACAGTATCGCCCGTAGCCATACTGAAGTATCTCGGTCTGGACTATGGGATTGTCGGAGAAGGGGAAGAGCCTTTTTGCCAGTTCGTAGAAGCCTTCCCTGATAATGAGAAGATATCCCGGATACCGAATATGATATGCCGCCACTTCAATGCGTATAAGCAAAACCTTCGAAAGCCTTACGAATTCGGGCCGGATGTAGCCCTGGAGCGCAGAGAACCCAAGTTCAACTTTGCGTATCAGGCCGCCGGAATTCCCGTTCAAGTCAAGCGAGGCTGCCACCACAGATGCAGCTACTGTGTGGAGCCCTTGATCGAAGGGAGAAGGTTCGTTTTTAGAGATATTGACAGCATCATCAACGAGATCAAAGCCATTGCCGATGTCCTGGAAGGGGCCAATACCATATTCTTTATCGACACAGAATTTAATGTCCCGGATTTGAAGTACTGCTCTGGCCTTGTGAAGGCCATCATCAGGGAAGGGCTTCAAGAGCGTTTTCGTTTTGTCACTCAGTTGATACCCAAACCGTTCGACCTGGAGTTCGCAAGGTTCCTGGCTGACGCGAACTTTTCCGTGGTCTTTTCCTGCGAGAGCTTTTCGAACACGGTCCTTGAAGAAAACCTTATATCCTATGAGGAAAAGGACATTACAAAGGCCATAGAGGCATGCGAGAAATCAGGCATAGATTGCACTATCTCTCTTATATTTGGGCTTCCCGGAGAGAGTCATGAAACCATGGACCACACTCTGGCAAGGATGAAGCAATACCCTGTCTGCCCCATCAGGAAATACGAATATACGGTAGGAGGAAGGATCTATCAGGGCACGCCGTTGTGCGACTACGTCGAAAGAAACAGCCCCTCTGAGAATCTGTTCGGGACTAAGTCCGAAGGGTATTTGCTGCCCTACTACTACTGCGCGCCAGCCAGCCCCTTTGAGGTCCATCAATATGTCAGGGCCGTTTTCCCTAACCTTCTTTGTTATGACAATAAGTACGACACGGCCAGCCACGAGCGCCTTGCCATTGGCTATTTGAGCGATCAGGGTCTCTGGGAAGATGCCATTGAGCGCTTCATGGGAACCGACGTAGCTGTTCAGGCCGGCATTTATGACTACTTTTTTAAGCAATTGCTTCACGCCGAAAGGCTGGATGATGCCAGAGCCATTTTGCTGAGGTTTCTCGGCAAGTTGGAGCAAAGCAGCGGGGCTGTCGATCCCGGGCAGGCCGATGTAGTAAGATTCTATCTGAGTTGTTTTTAG
- a CDS encoding DUF2520 domain-containing protein: MKPTVAIAGCGTVGTAVGKLLAGAGYSITGVSARTIERAAKAAKILGAEQFSDRAWDISRGARVVFITTPDDAIQSTCKAIVEHKGFDSKSVVIHCSGALSSEILFSARKCGAVVASLHPLQSFATVEQAETLVPGAFCAVEGDAAALPVVRKLVTDMGGVLMEITPGAKILYHAAAVAASNYLVTVMHLALELDRVAGMPPDVSFRALLPLIKGTLGNIGAKGIPEALTGPIARGDVETVEAHLETIKERVPSLLTLYRTLGLCTVDLAKAKGTLGKEAAQRLTALLGPQEL; encoded by the coding sequence ATGAAACCCACTGTTGCCATAGCCGGTTGCGGCACCGTAGGAACGGCTGTAGGAAAATTGCTTGCCGGCGCAGGCTACTCCATCACAGGAGTCTCCGCGAGAACCATTGAGAGAGCTGCTAAGGCGGCCAAGATCCTTGGCGCAGAGCAATTCTCTGACCGTGCCTGGGACATAAGCCGGGGAGCCCGAGTGGTTTTTATTACTACGCCTGATGATGCGATCCAGTCAACATGCAAAGCCATTGTCGAACACAAGGGCTTTGACAGCAAGAGCGTGGTGATTCACTGCAGCGGGGCTCTCTCTTCAGAGATCCTTTTCTCGGCAAGAAAATGCGGGGCTGTGGTTGCAAGTCTTCACCCCCTACAGAGCTTTGCCACTGTGGAGCAGGCTGAAACACTGGTGCCGGGCGCATTTTGCGCTGTGGAAGGTGATGCTGCTGCCCTGCCCGTTGTGCGTAAACTTGTAACGGATATGGGCGGGGTCCTTATGGAGATAACCCCGGGGGCCAAAATCCTTTATCATGCAGCAGCCGTGGCAGCTTCCAACTATCTGGTGACAGTGATGCACCTTGCCCTGGAGCTAGATCGCGTAGCCGGAATGCCACCTGATGTCTCTTTCAGGGCGCTCCTGCCTTTGATAAAAGGAACTCTTGGCAATATTGGCGCCAAAGGCATACCCGAAGCCCTGACAGGACCCATCGCCCGAGGGGATGTGGAAACGGTTGAGGCTCACCTTGAGACGATAAAAGAGCGTGTCCCCAGTCTCCTTACGCTTTACAGAACCCTCGGTCTTTGCACGGTTGATCTTGCCAAGGCCAAAGGAACACTTGGCAAGGAAGCAGCTCAAAGACTCACAGCCCTTCTTGGGCCACAAGAACTGTAG